TAACCGAATGTTGGTAAAAGGATAAGAATCAGGCATACTGGCGGTAACACTAACCCTTGTTCCGTCGAACTTTGCCCTATATCTGCACAGTATACCTTACCCGATCCCCAATCATCGAAAGTTGGTAAAAGGGAAAAAACTGAGCCTGCTGTCTGCAGGCCCAAGTCGCCAAATCAACGCAGATATGAGGGTGTGAGTCGCGGGTATATCTCTTCTCTTGTTTGGTAAAAACAGAGAAGTAAAAAGCTGAACTCCTATTTTTTCCAAGGTAGCTTAGTGCCCATCTCTGTCAACGCTGAAAAGACGAGATAGAGGACAAGGACACCAGCGCCCAAAAGGAAAAGAACAATATCGTTATCCATTCTCATTAATCTTTTTAACTTTTCGGCTTTATAACTTGCTGTACCAACAACTGTACCGCCAAAGCCAGCAATCCGATCGCCACTATCCCAAATATTCCTGCTCCCAAAGCAGTCACACCCACAACCAAGGTACGCACCGCAGAAGCAATATTTACCACCATTGGGTTATCTGAATGAATGGGTTTGGTGGCAAAAGTTGTGGCTATGGCAATCATCAGAGAGTACACTGCATACCCAAGTCCTCCCGAAATGACCGCCCCAGTTATACAGCGTAATGGAGTTGGTTGAACCTGCGCTTGAGTTTCTGCTTGCTGCGTTATATTCTCATCACTCATAATTCTCTGCTTCCTGTGTTGCCTCGTGCGCTTCCTATCTTAATCCTTACACCGATGATGCTACCTGAATCCCATGTGAAGTCATCCGAGTCACAAACAATTCTAAATCCTCATCAGGAAGAATCTCCCTCACACGCAGTTGAACTTGTTCCGCCTGCTGCAAAGACTCACAGATTGCAAATACACTTGGACCTGAACCAGACATCATTGTCCCCAAAACACCAGCACTTGCAAACGTCTGGCGTAGTTGCAAAACTTGCGGATATGCTGGTAACACCACACGCTCTAAATCATTGTGCAGCTTTTGAGCAATCTCCCTTGCATCCTTGTGAAGGATCGCTTTTACTATTGGTCCGGAATGTATAGCTGCTGCACGGGCTGACAAGCTGTCGGTATCTCTAAGATAGGAATCACCAAACTCTTGTCGATAGGTTTTGTATGCCCAAGCGGTAGACACTGCAAGGCTGCGGTATTTACCCAACACTATATATATGTTATCTAAACTGGGAAGGGGAGCAAGTTGCTCACCTCTTCCTGTAGCAATAGCCGTCCCACCTGCTACACAAAACGGCACATCTGAACCTAATTGTGCTCCCAATTCTTCTAACTCTGATTGAGTTAGCCCCAGGTTCCATAGTAAATCTATCCCTACCAACACTGCTGCTGCATTCGTCGAACCCCCAGCTAACCCAGCCGCAACAGGTATGCGCTTGTTAATAGTGATGTTAACACCGCCATACTTAGCAAAGGCTTGTGGAAACTCTACCGCCATGAGTTCTGCTGCTTTGTATGCCAGATTACTTTTGTCTAAGGGAACTTCCGGATGGTCGCAACGAATGCGGATAGTTTCGGTATCGCTCGCTTGTAAATAAATTTCGTCAGCTAGGTCTATACTTTGGAGTATCATGACTAACTCATGATAACCATCGGGGCGATCACTAATAATTTCTAGATGTAAGTTGATTTTGGCAGGGGCTATTAGTGTATAAGAACGCATATTCAACTGCTGATTGCTGAGCTGAGCGTAGAGACGCGTTATGGCACGTCTCTACAGTATTCATAACTCATTTGCTAGAGTTACCCACTGGCTAACGCTAATTTCTTCAGCGCGAGCTTGGGGGTTAATCTCTAATTTTTCCAACAATTGTGACAGGCGATCGCGTTCTACGACTGATTGCAAATTATTTCGTAACATTTTACGTTTTGCCCCAAACCCCAACTTCACCAAAGTTTCCAACCGTCCTGTGTCTGTAGCTTGTGGTTCAAATTGGCGTGGAACTAGGCGCACGACTGCTGAATCTACCTTGGGCGGTGGGTAAAACGCTCCTGCTGGTACAGTACAAATTAACTCGCACTCTGCCAAGTATTGTACTCGTACAGTCAGCGCCCCAAATGCTTTTGATCCTGGTTTTGCTCCCAGCCTTTGTGCGACTTCTTTTTGTACCAATAACACTATCAAATCATATGGTTTCAGATTTGGATTGGCAATTGTACCCAGAAGTTTTTCGAGAATTGGCCCTGTTATGTTGTAGGGAATATTGGCAACAACTTTATTCTGCTGTTGAAAGGCTGGAAATGGTTTTAAATGAGATTCTATATCCAACTCAAGAAAATCTCCTTGCAAAAGTAAGAAATTTTCTTGGCGTTTGAATTCTTTTGTCAACGACTCGCACAAGTCGCGGTCTATTTCTACTGCTAGTAGAGATTGTACCAACGGTAATAGGCGGCGCGTGAGAATACCTGTACCAGGACCAATTTCCAAAACCCGGTCGGTTGATTGTAATTCGGAAGCTTGAATAATTTCGTTGAGGGCTTTTTCACTTTTGAGCCAATGTTGAGCAAAAGACTTACGAGGTCTTGGCTTTTGAAACTCTTTCTCTATCATAACTTTTAGCCTTTCCTTCAAAAGGTATATCTAAGTTTTCCTCTATTTAACTTGACGCAGTAAATCTTGTTTTGTTTGGCTTTTTCAGATATGGTACGGTGGAAAATTATTGAACAAATCCACCGAAGATAAAAAGTTATGAGAGAAAATTGTAAGCAACAAATCCGTATATGGGCTATGTTGTGTCATCTCTCAGCTTTGTTGTGGATACCACTAGCAAGCGTATTATTTTTCGGTATTCCCTTATAGAACCCATTTGAGATCTTTGAGGTGAAGAAGTAAAATCGGCACAAACAGTGGAATAGAATCAGGTCAGGGCGAAAAATGGGATATTCAAGCGACGTGACAGACTTGGAATGGGAAATTATCGAGCCGTTATTGCCGACCAAGAAGAAAACAAGACCTCCTGTGTGGACAAAGAGGCAAATATTGAACGGGATATTTTATCAACTTAAGAATGGTTGCAACTGGGCAGACTTACCCAGAGATTTGCCGCCCTATTCTACTGTGTTCTGGCATTACAAGCAGTGGTGTGAAGATGGCATCCTGGACTCAATTATGGCTAATTTACATCAGGGAGTGCGTGAACAAGTAAAAAAAAACCACACTGGACAACCCTGATCCTGATTGATTCACAAGCGGTCAAAAATACTTGTAATGCCAGTGTTGAGTCGAAAGGGTTTTGTTTTTACAAAGCAACCAACGGGATTAAAAGACATCTAGCAGTGGATATATTGGGTTTCCCTTTCTTCACTCACTGCACCACCGCCAACGTATCTGATGACCAGGGGTTGATTGAAATGCTCTCACAAAATATCGATTATTTCCAATCTAAACCACTGGAATTGCCCAAAACAACTATCTTGGTAGATCATGGCTATCATCCTGAAAAAATTATCCCGGCCTTAGAGCAAATTTATCCCCAGATCATGACCAAAATCCAATTTGAACTCTCTGCCAAGCCATCAAAAGCTGAAAAGCAAGCCAAAGGACAATCCGGATTTGTTCCGGTGGCTGCTAGATGGGTGATAGAGAGATCCAATGCTTGGGTAGAGCGATGTAAAAGTTTAGTCAAAAACTTTGACCGCACACTCGCTCGTGCCAATGCCAAGCTCAAACTTTGTTTTATCCGATTGATGCTCAAACGATTAGCTGCTAGCTAGCAAAAAGATCTCAAATGGGTTCTATATCTGCCGTTCTTGAATATTTTGGGACCATTAATCATTTGGCATTGGAAAAAAAAATCCGACCCTTGGATTGACTTCCAAGGAAAAGAATCGTTGAATTTTCAACTATCACTAACAGTTTATGCTTTCATTGTCATAGTTGTATCGTTATTTATGGTTTTTACCACTTGTGGTGTTGCAGTCACTACAAATTCGACGACAAAATATTTAGAAAGTATTTTTAATAGTTTATTAGCTGTTCTTGGTGTATTTATTTCAATATTAATGCTATTGCAATTAATTTTCGTAAATTTTGCAGCCATCAAGGCTTACAAAGGGCAACATTATCGCTACCCTTTCTCAATGCGATTTTTGAGATGAGAAAAATGATGGTATAATAACAAAGTCATAAATTATGGGGAATTAATCAAGCAGTGATTGGCGTTGCAGTTGTTGGCACAGGATTTGGTCAGAAAGTTCACATTCCCGGATTTCAAGCTCATCCTCACACAGAAGTCGTTGCTGTATATAACCGAGATTTAGATAAAGCCAAAGCCATCGCCCAATCCTACAATATTCCCCACGCCTGCAACACACTTGCAGATATAGTCAGGCTACAAGAAGTCCAAGCAGTTAGCATTTCCACACCGCCATTTTTGCATTATGAAATGGCAAAAGCAGTGCTAAAAGCAGGGAAACACGTATTACTAGAAAAACCTACAACAATAAATGCAGCCGAAGCTAAAGAACTCTATCAGTTAGCGCAAAAAGCAGGCGTCATAGCGGCTGTAGACTTTGAATTTCGCTTTGTACCAGGATGGCAATTATTTTCTGAACTGCTGTCACAAGGTTATGTGGGTTCAAAGCGTTTGATCAGAATTGATTGGTTAGGTTCTTCTCGTGCTGATGCTGCACGCCCTTGGAACTGGTATTCTCTTAAAGACCAGGGAGGGGGTGCATTGGGGTCTTTGGGTTCTCATACTTTTGATTACATTCACTGGCTCTTTGGTCCTGTACGCAAATTAAGCGCCCATTTCAGTACCGCCATTCCCCAGCGACGAGATCCCAGCAGCGGAGAATTAAAGCCAGTGGAAACAGATGACACCTGTATGCTTATGTTAGAGTTGGCAGATGGGACACCTTGCCAAGTTTCCATCAGTGCTGTGGTTCATGCATCGCGTACTCATTGGGTAGAAGTTTATGGCGATCGCGGTACTTTAGTCTTAGGAAGCGAAAATCAAAAAGATTACATCCATGGTTTCCGCGTTTGGGCTTCTCAACCAGGTAAACCGCTTACTGAAATAGAAATTCCCAATCGGTTTTTATTTCCAAAAAATTACTCTGATGGCCGAATTTCTGCATTTATTAGAGTCGTAGACCAATGGGTGCAAGGAATTGAACGCAAGCAAGAGATACTTCCATCGTTGCGAGAAGGGGTTTACTCACAGTTATTAATGGATTTATCCCATGAATCTAATGCTACATCAAGTTGGGTAGATGTACCAAGCCTGGAAGAGTTTCTGGCTCACTAGTAGGGTGCGTTAAAGCTGCATAATGCACCCTACCTCTATTTACAATTCATCATGACGGAATTCTATTACAGCGCTTCTCATCTGAATGAAGTACTAATTTATCTGTGTCCATCTGGAGGACACTGCGTTGCGGAGAGCAGCGCCGTGCGGGGGTTCCCCCCGTTGAGGCGACTGCGGAGGGTTCCCCCCGTTGTAGCAAGTGTCCGTTGTGCATCTGTGGTTCATTATTTCTTTGTGTACCTCACCCAATTGCAAACCACTGTATTCATGAGAAATTATCATGATGAATTAGGAGAGTGTATACCCCATCACAAATTTCCATTTT
The sequence above is a segment of the Mastigocladopsis repens PCC 10914 genome. Coding sequences within it:
- a CDS encoding DUF3082 domain-containing protein; its protein translation is MSDENITQQAETQAQVQPTPLRCITGAVISGGLGYAVYSLMIAIATTFATKPIHSDNPMVVNIASAVRTLVVGVTALGAGIFGIVAIGLLALAVQLLVQQVIKPKS
- the ispE gene encoding 4-(cytidine 5'-diphospho)-2-C-methyl-D-erythritol kinase: MRSYTLIAPAKINLHLEIISDRPDGYHELVMILQSIDLADEIYLQASDTETIRIRCDHPEVPLDKSNLAYKAAELMAVEFPQAFAKYGGVNITINKRIPVAAGLAGGSTNAAAVLVGIDLLWNLGLTQSELEELGAQLGSDVPFCVAGGTAIATGRGEQLAPLPSLDNIYIVLGKYRSLAVSTAWAYKTYRQEFGDSYLRDTDSLSARAAAIHSGPIVKAILHKDAREIAQKLHNDLERVVLPAYPQVLQLRQTFASAGVLGTMMSGSGPSVFAICESLQQAEQVQLRVREILPDEDLELFVTRMTSHGIQVASSV
- the rsmA gene encoding 16S rRNA (adenine(1518)-N(6)/adenine(1519)-N(6))-dimethyltransferase RsmA, which translates into the protein MIEKEFQKPRPRKSFAQHWLKSEKALNEIIQASELQSTDRVLEIGPGTGILTRRLLPLVQSLLAVEIDRDLCESLTKEFKRQENFLLLQGDFLELDIESHLKPFPAFQQQNKVVANIPYNITGPILEKLLGTIANPNLKPYDLIVLLVQKEVAQRLGAKPGSKAFGALTVRVQYLAECELICTVPAGAFYPPPKVDSAVVRLVPRQFEPQATDTGRLETLVKLGFGAKRKMLRNNLQSVVERDRLSQLLEKLEINPQARAEEISVSQWVTLANEL
- a CDS encoding transposase, producing the protein MGYSSDVTDLEWEIIEPLLPTKKKTRPPVWTKRQILNGIFYQLKNGCNWADLPRDLPPYSTVFWHYKQWCEDGILDSIMANLHQGVREQVKKNHTGQP
- a CDS encoding transposase, which gives rise to MDSQAVKNTCNASVESKGFCFYKATNGIKRHLAVDILGFPFFTHCTTANVSDDQGLIEMLSQNIDYFQSKPLELPKTTILVDHGYHPEKIIPALEQIYPQIMTKIQFELSAKPSKAEKQAKGQSGFVPVAARWVIERSNAWVERCKSLVKNFDRTLARANAKLKLCFIRLMLKRLAAS
- a CDS encoding DUF4870 domain-containing protein, with amino-acid sequence MPFLNILGPLIIWHWKKKSDPWIDFQGKESLNFQLSLTVYAFIVIVVSLFMVFTTCGVAVTTNSTTKYLESIFNSLLAVLGVFISILMLLQLIFVNFAAIKAYKGQHYRYPFSMRFLR
- a CDS encoding Gfo/Idh/MocA family protein, with translation MIGVAVVGTGFGQKVHIPGFQAHPHTEVVAVYNRDLDKAKAIAQSYNIPHACNTLADIVRLQEVQAVSISTPPFLHYEMAKAVLKAGKHVLLEKPTTINAAEAKELYQLAQKAGVIAAVDFEFRFVPGWQLFSELLSQGYVGSKRLIRIDWLGSSRADAARPWNWYSLKDQGGGALGSLGSHTFDYIHWLFGPVRKLSAHFSTAIPQRRDPSSGELKPVETDDTCMLMLELADGTPCQVSISAVVHASRTHWVEVYGDRGTLVLGSENQKDYIHGFRVWASQPGKPLTEIEIPNRFLFPKNYSDGRISAFIRVVDQWVQGIERKQEILPSLREGVYSQLLMDLSHESNATSSWVDVPSLEEFLAH